In Nostoc sphaeroides, the genomic window GACATTCAACCTATTATCGATCAACTACAGGCTGGGAATTTTATCGGCGATCAAATCTCTGGGATAGACTTAACCGTTTTTAAAGTTCGAGCAAAAAACAGTGATATACCTACGGGCAAAAGTGGCGGATATCGGGTAATTTATCAGGTTGTCTCACCTGAATGCGTCTTACTTCTACTCATTTATGCAAAATCGGATCAGGCAGATGTGAGCTTAGAAGAGATTGAAGATGCAATTAAAAAGACATAGCTATACATAGATAAAGCGCGATCGCC contains:
- a CDS encoding type II toxin-antitoxin system RelE/ParE family toxin, which produces MAEVRFTPPFKRRLKTLTKRYRQIQIDIQPIIDQLQAGNFIGDQISGIDLTVFKVRAKNSDIPTGKSGGYRVIYQVVSPECVLLLLIYAKSDQADVSLEEIEDAIKKT